GGCTGTTCacttgtttgttggtttgttgtgtgtatttgttttgtttgggtgACCCAGCTGGACGTTATCCAGCGGATTCCAGTCCCCTCTGTACAATCAGCTTTTGTCTGTGGCCTCAATCCATATGAAAGACTGCAGACAACACAGCGCCACCTGCAGGCAGCAGACAGTGACCTCAGACCAGCCTGAGTGCTGCGTCTTCAGACATTTATCAGAATTGTTGGTCTGTTCAGAGTCTCTGCAGGAGGGAGAAGAGCTGCTGTTGTGAAGGAAGGTGAGGGGGGTCAaagactgctgcagctgcagtctggGGAGTGAACTGAGCAAACCAAAGTGACCACTTTTTTATAGTGAAGGAAATTCTAAACGATCAAACTAAACGAATGACTAAAAAAACCTTAAATAAGACTGTAAGGAGAATCCcaaaaattaaaccaaaaaatTATCATCCATTAGTCAGGAGGTGGTATTTGTACCTGTGTTGTGCAGCGATAAAACCTGTTCACAGAaacataactgtgtgtgtgtgtgtgcgcgcgcgcagTGCCCTCAACACCTCCCAGGaatctgacctttgacctcttgGAGCAGCATCTGTCTCTAAACTGGGCAAAGCTTCAGGACAACGAGCTTCAGGGGAAACTGTTGGCCTACAAGGTGCAGTGGACTCTGGGAGGAGAACCACAGGTGAGACGTATTCAGCCCTGTTAATGGTTGGACAGGTGAGGAAATCTCATTTAACAACACAACTACAGAAGTAGTCCAACTCTACTTTATTGTCCATTCTACCACATGTCGAGTTCATGTACATGCAGAGAATTAAAACCGCAGTTCCTCTCATACCCCTGGCgaatgtgagagagagagagagagagagagagatacaaaAAAGTCGAAAAAATACttcaaatatacaataaaaatgttacaatacacaaacatgctACAGAAGAGCTGAACAAAGAACAACCACAACTCAGCTGAGCTCTGTGTTACTGAGGAACATAACTGTGACATGTATGTTCCTGTGTTCAGGAGCCGTTGCTGTTTAAAGAGAACTCGGCGCAGCTTTCAGGAGCAGGGCGTTTCTTTAACGCCTCCTTCCAGGTCTCAGCCTGCACCTCGGTGGGCTGTGGACCCTGGAGCCCCCCCGTGCTGGTGCTGCCGTCCTCAGGTAGAAAACACCTCAGCACTGTTTGTCCGTTCTAAATTTTCTGGGTCTTCAGGCCAGACTCCGACCTGTTTCCATATTGTTGAATAACTCGTGACTGATTGATGATCTGATTGACGGATCATTAGCCGATTGTCTCCCCGTTGGTCCCTCAGTGGAGGTCCAGGTCCAGCGGAGCCACATGTGGGTCGGTCTGATGCTCGGTGTGCTGGTGGCCACTGTTGTCGGGCTGCTGCTCACCGTCCTCGCTCGCcgcagaggaaaagagacacGGTTTGGGTATGAAACTATGCTGAAAATGGTTCCTAACAGAAGCAGTTTtatttctcctgtttctctccgtttaacaaattatatttgtaaaagatctttaaaataaaactaaaattttAAAATCCACCTTTGCCTGAACTTGATACAGTAAAGATTTAAACTCACAGAATTTAAGctggtttctacaaaatatTCCACAACAGCATCCTGGAACTGGCTTGGTGTAAAAGGAACCAGGATTTGCAGACACTGAGcaccagagagaaagaggcgTGTTGAGGAGGACTGACGCTGTTGGTTTGGATCAAATGAGTTTGATGAATAAACATCtgatctggactctgtgtttctgtcctcagTTCGGTCTTTAAGCCTCCAGGTCCCGAGAGCTCAGTCTCCTTCACGGCGGCTCGATCCTTCAACAGAGGCGGTGCAGAGATGAAAGAGTCGACACGTGAGTCTAAACAACACATGTCGTCAGCTCAGACTTTGTCCTGCAAATATGTTTAATGTCACTGATCGTTTTGATTCTGTGTGTGCGTCTCCAGTGGACTGTCTCGGGATCAGCGATGACCTGAAGGACAAACTGCAGGACGTCCTGATTCCGGAGAGACTCATCACACTGGGACACATGCTGGGGAAAGGTAACACAACAACATGTTAACAGGCACAGTCTTGGAGTCGTTTGTGTCgtcacattaacacacacacaccagtattACTAACGTGTTAATGTAACATAATGACATGAGTCTTTGCTGAGGTCACAAAACTAAAAGTTGaatagaagtaaaaaagaatgaaaatactTGTACTAACTGGTACTTactgaatattttcacattgttCATTTACTTCAACTCCAGAATTTTAGCTTTGcagtttcacacacattttttcaaTCTGGTGTAAAGAAATTTCAAGTCAACTCTGAGAGtaaatgaatttgaaatgtgtcattaaCATGTGCATTTACCTGAGCAGGTGAGTTTGGCTCAGTGCGTGAGGCCTACCTGAAGATGGAGGACTCGTCTGTGCACAAAGTGGCCGTCAAAGTGCTGAAATGTGAGTCGGACGTTTCTCCTTCTTTGACTGAATTGATGGTCGGGAAacatccatcatcatcatcatcaggtcCACAGAGTCTTGGGTTCAACTCGCTCGTTGAGTCTTTTTGGaccaaatgaaataaaaggggggtgggggaggcCAGAGACTCAGTGGGAGGGAGGGACTCTAGACCTGGATCAGGGAGCTCAGGTAGGTTTAGGGTTACCACTCTGAATCAGGTGAATCCAGACCCCCCCAATGCCCAATTAAACTCAGAACAGTCTAGAAAACCTTCCTAGATATAGAGGACAGGTGGCCGCCgaccctgagcctggttctgctggactatattttatatttttgtgtgtgtgttctgcagctGATGTCACCTCATCAGGTGACATTGAGCAGTGTCTGAAGGAGGCGGCCTACATGAAGGACTTCCACCACCCCAATGTCATCCAGCTCAtcggtaacacacacacataaacatacaggtTAGCCTGGGGTCATATGTCGAAACCTTTCATTGACAGTCCTTCCCATCCAATAGGAGTAAGTCTTCACCGGCGTCCCGGTCAGCGCCTGCCGATCCCAATGGTGGTTCTTCCATTCATGAAACACGGAGACCTGCACACGTTTCTGCTGTTGTCGCGGCTTGGGGAGCAGCCATTTGTACGACTCATGGCTAACTCAGAGTTTCCTGTCAGAACCTGTTTTGGTTCTAGTTCCTGTGTGACATGTCTGGTCCTGACAGGTAGATATATAACACAGCATTTCCCCCTGTCCCCCACCAGGACCTGTCCCTGCAGACCCTGGTCCAGTTCATGTTGGACATCTCTCGAGGCATGGAGTATCTGAGCAGCAGGAACATCATCCACAGGGACCTGGCTGCCAGAAACTGCATGTCAGTATGAGAACCAGTGTCACCAGACATttgaacataaagaaaaaatactCGTAAATGGTTCTCGTAAACCCGAGCGCCCCCAGTATCGGGGACAGCTGCGCATGTGGCCACAAAGACCATTTAAAGGTCTCAGCTTGTGTATGACATGCCGTTTGTACTGGTAGCTTGGACGTGACCATTTTGCTGGCATGTTGCATTTgcgtgtttttgttgtttactaATTTACTTGCTTGGTGTTGTGTTTCTTAAAAAGGTAGAAATTGTTGTTTTGGGCTTATAGTTGAGCTCCTCAGGTTTACACGGGTCTAGGTTGCATCATGTTTAGTGGGGGCGCTCGGGTTGATCAGGTTAACACAGAGTTAAACTGACATGAAATCTGTTGTTCAGGCTGAACGAGGACATGAGCGTGTGCGTCGCAGACTTCGGACTCTCCAAGAAGATCTACAGTGGAGATTATTACAGACAGGGCTCCGTCTCCAAGCTGCCTGTGAAGTGGATCGCTCTGGAGAGTCTGGCAGACAACGTGTACACCACCCAGAGTGATGTGGTACGACACACTCAACAGCTCggattaaaatacaaaaacatcaaatcttGGTTTGAAAATGTGTCTCAGCTGTGGTTTAGCAACCGTGATTACggctgtctccctctctgtcgtgtACAGTCACCATGGTTACAGCTCAAactcttgtttgtttctgactGATGCGTTTTATTCTGATGTGTGTCAGTGGGCGTTCGGTGTGACCATGTGGGAGGTGATGACTCGTGGTCAGACTCCGTACCCTGGTGTGGAGAACTCTGAGATCTACGAGTACCTGATCAAAGGAGAGCGACTGAAGAAACCTCTGGACTGCAGGGACgacgtgtgagtgtgtttgtgagtgtgtcatCTACTTCTGTGGCATGTCTGCAGCCTcatgtcttcttctgtggttttcaGATACGAGCTCATGCACAGCTGCTGGAGTCCGGTTCCTAAATGCCGTCCAAGTTTCCAACATCTGGTCTCACAGCTGGAGGCGCTGTGGGTCAGCGTGTCCCCCACCCCCCTTCTGAAGGAGCCATTGCTCTATGTGAACCTGGATGGGGAGGAGCGGGAAGTGTGCAGGGACGGGGTAGGAGCAGCAATGGCCCCAGGGCCAGAGGAGCAGACAGTGGCAGCAGCATCGAGCTGGAGTGTCCCCTGGCAGCGGCGAGGGGAGGATGAGGAGCAGGACTGGCTGATGGTGGGGTCGGGGGCTGCGCTAGCCATTGGAGGAGACTACAGGTACATCATTGGCCCCTGTGGAGGCcttgaggaggagggggaggagggggaggaggtgggagggggCGCCGGGAGGAGACACACTTTACAGGAGGAGATGAGGGACGAAGACGATGATGTTATCATTAATGTCTGACAGACTGACCAATCAcagatctcctcctcctcagagcTCGTTAGAGACGCTAGTTTTATGGCCCTGATCTGCAGGTGGGTGGAGACAACACTGAGCTGTGAGGAACTGAGTCACTGCTGCAGAAAGTAATCTGATTACATGGTTGTATGTCATATACATTAAGAGCTGTGATCCCTCCAGTAATACAGTGATGGTTCTGGTTCTGATCTTGGTACTAACCCAGTCACTTGTTAACTAAATGATCGCCTGGGAACTTGTTATCGACGCATCGTTTCTTCTAGTCTAGATAATGTTTTAGTCTGGGACCAGATCCTGACTGTTTCTCTTGGGATCGTCTCCCTCGTACACAGGTGAAGAAAGGATTTATCGTCATCATCGTCACCTCCTGTGAACTGTGCTGGGGCAGCAGGTATAGAGGAACTTACTTCAGACCATGTACAGATCTGTACTCACATCTCAACTCTTTGTCATTTAACACCCATGTCCTAAAAGTGGGAATATTCCTTTAACCAGTGAGCCAGACTGTATCATTTCTGTAGTGACATTTGTCTGAATATGCTATTTCTATAGATCTTACATAACACCCGGATCTCTGCTAACCAAACCTCATTTGGAATTTGGAGTAATTAAGACAGAGCTATTTCAGGTTAACGTGATGATTGAATTATTTCATCTTCACCTCATGAACCAGTAAAAACCTGACACTGGATCAAACTGGAACCTGAACGTGTTTAATAGTGAACGTTAACTCAACACCTGGATTATTATGACAGCTTGATGATGGCCAGGAGCTTTGTCCCACAAATTCTGGTCttcattataaaaacacatgGTAACAAATAAAGCTGGTCTGTCCAGACTGAGACTATGTGGCTGATGTGGCTGAAAGCTCAGGGAAAGAAAACGGTGTCAATGGACCTTTactgtcaaactgctgctggaaGTTTCTGGTTCAGATGTTCATAGACAACAATATTTTagttaaatttaactttattcagcttcactgactttgttttaatgttCTCAGAAACATGAGTCAGGTTTAACATGAATAGAGCGAAGCTGCACCACAGGTCAGTTTGCTGTTGTAACTGAGAAAATTGATCTGCTGCcatgtcttttatttctattttcatcaATAACTGGCAcgagcaaagaaacaaaaacagaacgtCCGTCTTCTTGTCAaattcacagaaacaaagaacatgaagaataaatgaacacagaaatctgaaaaacaaactgtttctcaGCTTCATCAAAGGCattaacagaataataaatcTGTCCTTTAACAAATCTGATTGATTAAATGTCTCTAGTAGATCTGATTAAACCATTACAATAAATGATGTTTCTACAGAATTTACACTGGATTAATAGCAGATTAAAGGAAATGTCAGATTCACGTTCTACAGTAAGAAACAAAGAGAATAAATAGAAACACGGAGATGTCACCGTGAAGCACATTTCCCTACTCTGAGGATTACAGTGAGAATATGTAACTGGATTTTAAACAAAGTCATGAAATCAACACGTTTCTGTTCAACAGCCGCTGATGTTCTACAACTGTCTGGTTAATGGAGAAAATTAAATCTGTCATATTTGTCAGTTTCAGTAGAGTgactgggaaaaaaaagcttctaTCATGatgtaactttaaaaatgtgattttctttttggacagaaacatctaaaaatattgaaatgaGTATGAAAAATCAGCCTGACTGATGCTGTAAACTATTTAGGTGCTTTATAAAAACCTCTAACGTGGCTGCAGCAGCCGGTGTGAATCACTTTTCACTGAATTTTTCTCTACGTAACACGTTTCATATGTTGATGAActagaaatgtttaattctgtgtttttttgctaCTGAACTTGAAATGAATCCGTTTAAACGTTGGTTGTGTTGATTCCTGCTCATCATGTCAGGAAATGAAGGGAcgatgtgttttatttgtatttgtacaggGTGTTAAAATGTCTCCCAGTTCATTATGTCCTCACCAGAGTCTGAATGAATAAagtttcatttcacttatttctCTCTAGTTTCATGTTCTAGTGTagtaaatgagtaaatgtaccTTGTTTCATTTGACGTCAGTATATTTTTAAAGCAGAATTTATTCATTTCTACAGTTAAGATAAAAGACTGTgcctcacattcacacaatcacacaatcTTCTGGGACATTGAGGTCAAATTACTTGACTGATAAACTGGGTCAACATGGCTCAAGCTTTTGAACTTTTACCGGTTTCACCGCAGATCTGATCCATTTGCAATGAAATGTGAAGAAGCTGTGAGTTTACGTGGTTGATTGACGATTTCCTCCAGGTGTTTTTGTTCTGAAGCGGACAGGTATCCGAGCTAACGGAACTAACTCCTCACTAGCTGCTCGCCCGTGGATGTTAGCTCTTAGCCGTGTGTTAGCCTGGGGAGCTAACTGGGAAACCGTTCTCTGGAAGGTTCTGTGTTTCTCTATCCGCAGCCAGAGAGAGGCAACACACAGTGAATAATAACGCACCCAAACAACATACATGTTAAAACTAACATACGATTCAAacaactgtgaaaacactgtgtaCCATCAGTTTGTCTGGCAGCACACACATAACATCCCATAATAATAACTTGTAATGACATCCTATAATAAGTAGCATGATGTAAAGTTAAATTCTGAGGCTTGTTCAGGATTGATGGGATAAGTAAAACCAGAACTAGATGGTGAAACATGATGCTCTgccacagatacagtatatttaactATTACTGATGTTCAGCTGTTAACTGCTCTGTAACTAACAACTGACAGTTATGGGTCAGTGATGGACCCCAAGTTAACGCGGCCCCTGGTTTTCTCCAACCAGCAACCAAACACAAATTTAACTGAATGAAAATGGTCGGTGGACGCCGCTCTGTCTCGATGTACTGCtgtgatggagcatcagggtacATGAACGTCCTACAGACAGGCAGTTGCAGAcagtcacagacagacagatacttACAGATGACTACAGACCGTCAGTTACAGTTAGTGACAGACAGCAATAGATAATAGTGGTGAAGCACCAACTCTTACTACTAATCGTCTTTCTGGTTGGATGTTTGAGTCTCGCTGCTCACAGACAGTAAAGCTGAATCTGTACTCACAGTTTACTACAAGTACTCCAccacagtactgcagtacttcTACTCTGTATCAAACTGTCCAGTCAGTAACTAACTGAAATCTTGTCTTGGTTCAAACTACCAACAGCATCAGATCCATCATGGCCGCTGCTCTTTGTTCCGACTTCATCCACCAGTCCCTGACCCACCACGTCCCGACCCTCAGCCCCCTCCTCGGCAGAACGCACGATGTGTCACTGACACCGACTACACGTCGGTCCTCCGGTCCGTGCTCGGCCTTCTCGCTCGGTGAAAACTCCACCGTCCGCCGCCGCTAAAGGTCTTAAACTGGAGGCGTTAGGTCCCCAAAACTCGGGAGGAAGTCTGGATTCAGATCAAGCCAAAGGGAAACGGATTTCACTTCAGCCGCCACCTGCTCCCGAGTCCCGGGGTCTAACGTTAACATCGACCGCGCGAAACGTGTCGGTAAACGGACCAAACATGGCGGCAGGACCACAGGACCCCGTCTGGATCTGAAACACGACAACGTGTCCGTTAACCGTTTGTTGACCAGACTGGGTCAAACACGGACCGAAATAAATAAACCACACTGCTTTTCTGGACCTGATCCACACAGGAAGTAGTTTCCATATGTTGTCGGAGTCTGTTGTTCTGGATACTTTCCTGCAGTACCACGACATCGAGTCCAATTACGTAAATCCAGTTATGACCCGGGTTTAACCTGGTAAAACCGCAGATAACTGGTTATATGCGGGTTTAACCTGGTAAAACCGCAGATAACTGGTTATATGCGGGTTTAACCTGGTAAAACCGCAGATAACTGGTTATATGCGGGTTTAACCTGGTAAAACCGCAGATAACTGGTTATATGCGGGTTTAACCTGGTAAAACCGCAGATAACTGGTGAAATGCTCCGAACTTCAGTTGCTGTTACCAGTCTGACCTAATGTGTGATGGCGTCCGACCTCGGCGTCCAGGCGGGTTTCAACCTCCGATAAAGTCCACCGGGCACAAGGAAACCTACAGTAGAGAAGGCAACACCCGCCGTCAGGCAGCGCTCCTTCCGCAGATAACGGACAGCAGATCCCCCGGTGTCGGGGCGCGGAGCCGCCGGGACGAGTTTTGAACCAGGTGGAGGCAGCAAGATGGAGTCCGAGTCTGCGCAGTAGCGGAGAAAACGAGGGCGGGCGGTAACGCTACCGAGAAGTCCACCGCATGCTGTTTCCCTCCTCTGGTACCAAACGTCCATGATGTGTTGATGATGAGGCTTTTTTCGACGGGAAAACCGACGATAACGCTCGGATTAATGTTACACCGTCGAAATAGTCGATGTGTTCGAGCACGCAGAAGGTAAACCGTGTGCTGAGCGCATGACCGCAGAGGGAGGGTTCACACAGCGGGTTTAGGGTTTAATGGGAGCAGCCATC
The Anabas testudineus chromosome 22, fAnaTes1.2, whole genome shotgun sequence DNA segment above includes these coding regions:
- the tyro3 gene encoding tyrosine-protein kinase receptor TYRO3 isoform X2, yielding MLPPPPGVLFTKHPTNQTVSQGNTVRLGCAVQGLMEPDIVWLKDGEKLYSTDQMFITLGEQHWETFHSVKSVQQQDAGQYWCEVEFHDLTFSSQRAWITVEGVPHFIQEPQDVATFPNVPFNLTCAAVGPPEPVEVLWWLGGVQEGDPRLSPSVLQIQGVNSSVKFYCEAKNTRGISVSRTGTVHIKVLPSAPSELQVQRMVDNNVTLSWKPRSTGHSKLSRCIIQVSRQSTQKLDLPHQEVLVPPHIQVLSGLRSYSNYSVRVACVNEVGASPFSPWLQFQTPESVPSTPPRNLTFDLLEQHLSLNWAKLQDNELQGKLLAYKVQWTLGGEPQEPLLFKENSAQLSGAGRFFNASFQVSACTSVGCGPWSPPVLVLPSSVEVQVQRSHMWVGLMLGVLVATVVGLLLTVLARRRGKETRFGSVFKPPGPESSVSFTAARSFNRGGAEMKESTLDCLGISDDLKDKLQDVLIPERLITLGHMLGKGEFGSVREAYLKMEDSSVHKVAVKVLKSDVTSSGDIEQCLKEAAYMKDFHHPNVIQLIGVSLHRRPGQRLPIPMVVLPFMKHGDLHTFLLLSRLGEQPFDLSLQTLVQFMLDISRGMEYLSSRNIIHRDLAARNCMLNEDMSVCVADFGLSKKIYSGDYYRQGSVSKLPVKWIALESLADNVYTTQSDVWAFGVTMWEVMTRGQTPYPGVENSEIYEYLIKGERLKKPLDCRDDVYELMHSCWSPVPKCRPSFQHLVSQLEALWVSVSPTPLLKEPLLYVNLDGEEREVCRDGVGAAMAPGPEEQTVAAASSWSVPWQRRGEDEEQDWLMVGSGAALAIGGDYRYIIGPCGGLEEEGEEGEEVGGGAGRRHTLQEEMRDEDDDVIINV
- the tyro3 gene encoding tyrosine-protein kinase receptor TYRO3 isoform X1, giving the protein MNLILWVLVFLLRGLEETCGNGVLFTKHPTNQTVSQGNTVRLGCAVQGLMEPDIVWLKDGEKLYSTDQMFITLGEQHWETFHSVKSVQQQDAGQYWCEVEFHDLTFSSQRAWITVEGVPHFIQEPQDVATFPNVPFNLTCAAVGPPEPVEVLWWLGGVQEGDPRLSPSVLQIQGVNSSVKFYCEAKNTRGISVSRTGTVHIKVLPSAPSELQVQRMVDNNVTLSWKPRSTGHSKLSRCIIQVSRQSTQKLDLPHQEVLVPPHIQVLSGLRSYSNYSVRVACVNEVGASPFSPWLQFQTPESVPSTPPRNLTFDLLEQHLSLNWAKLQDNELQGKLLAYKVQWTLGGEPQEPLLFKENSAQLSGAGRFFNASFQVSACTSVGCGPWSPPVLVLPSSVEVQVQRSHMWVGLMLGVLVATVVGLLLTVLARRRGKETRFGSVFKPPGPESSVSFTAARSFNRGGAEMKESTLDCLGISDDLKDKLQDVLIPERLITLGHMLGKGEFGSVREAYLKMEDSSVHKVAVKVLKSDVTSSGDIEQCLKEAAYMKDFHHPNVIQLIGVSLHRRPGQRLPIPMVVLPFMKHGDLHTFLLLSRLGEQPFDLSLQTLVQFMLDISRGMEYLSSRNIIHRDLAARNCMLNEDMSVCVADFGLSKKIYSGDYYRQGSVSKLPVKWIALESLADNVYTTQSDVWAFGVTMWEVMTRGQTPYPGVENSEIYEYLIKGERLKKPLDCRDDVYELMHSCWSPVPKCRPSFQHLVSQLEALWVSVSPTPLLKEPLLYVNLDGEEREVCRDGVGAAMAPGPEEQTVAAASSWSVPWQRRGEDEEQDWLMVGSGAALAIGGDYRYIIGPCGGLEEEGEEGEEVGGGAGRRHTLQEEMRDEDDDVIINV